The genomic segment ccGGCTTTGTCAATACAAAcacaaaccaatttttttatgaaaccaTTTTACAGAACCAACCTTAATGTTTCACAAAACAACACCACTAAGAACCTGTTTCAAACCACacttttatttgcataaaatttGATAACACCATATTTCTGTTTGCGTGATCTTCCACAAACCACACTTTCGAGCGCTAATGTCATTTCACCTTTTGTGATGTTGACAAGCGGCTCGCTTCTCGAATATGAATGCTTCAAAGTGTAGTTTTTGCAAAACACTATGCAAATAGAAGTGTGGTTCTCTGAACTATTGTTTAAATGCGAAgtttagttaatttttttaccAAAGATATTATGTCTTTGCGAAACTTACTAAAATAAGACACCAATCCAAAGCTAGAATACATACTTGCAACACATACATAGCATCCTaaggaaaataatttcttttgtGGCGTTGACAAGTGGCTCGCTTCTTGAATATGAATGCTTCAAAGTGTAGTTTTACGGAACACTATGCATGAGTCATTTTAGACTGCTGAGAAAGATTTGGCTCACAGTAGTTCCAACGATTCAGTGGAACTAAGCGGTCATTTAGGGTCTTAGCTAGTGATCGGGGCTGTTTCACTCTCGAGACGAAGCATAGGAGCTGAGTCCGGTAGACCCTCGGTTGGTCCATCATAATAAGAATTTATACCGGAATCTTATCGGATTACAGCTTGAATAACTCTCAATGAGATTCATAGTTGCATTACTTATAGCTTTCTTATTCGCAGACAAAGCGGATTCAAGAAGTGTGGTTCTCTAAACTAATGTTTAAATGTGAAGCTTAGTTAAAATTTTACCAAAAATACGATGTCTTTGTGAAACTTACTAAAATAAGACACCAATCCAAAGCTAAAACGCATACTTACAACAAATACATAGCATCCTAAGGCAAATAATTTCTTTTGACATGCACACAGTTGGGACAGATGATCTTTGATCTCTTGACAATTCACCAAGTATGGTCGTAAATTCCCTCCTCTCCtagaagaaatattttgttaaAGGCCCCTAGACTTTTGAAATTACATGCTTACACCCTCAGGTCCTTGtctctttttcctttgtttttACAAATTCAGACCTTCAATGTACACGCAGCGCAACCATTATCTTTTCTCACATTCTTGCCATCATCTGTGATCAACGGCCAGGATCTCACGATCGAGctccacatgcatgcatgcatgcgcaggCGTGCATGACGTGCCGCTCCTCCTGTGCAGCGACGAGTAGTGACCCGTGAGTGATCAcgacgcgccggcggcggcgatctCCTCCACCATCCAGGCCGCCTCCGCCATGCTGGGTCGGCACTCCGGCTCGGCGCTGGCGCAATGGACGCCGACCCGAAGAAGCCTCACGGCGGCATCGCCCCCGcccgcggcgacggcggggtcGACGAGCTCCCGCTCGCCGCCCtccgccacggccgccgccgacCAGTGCACGACGTCGGTGCCGCCGCGCGCGCTGAGGAGGTACTGCGAGGGGAACCTCCCCGTGACGAGCTCCAGGAGCACGACGCCGAGGCAGTACACGTCGGACCGGGCCGACACGACGCCGCGCGTGGCGCCCTCGGGGGACCGGAACGCAAACATGGCCTGCGGCGCCTGCGCGCTGTTCACGAGCGGGAAGAAGCCATAGTCcaccagccgcggctccagGTCGACGTCGAGGAGGATGTTGCCCGACTTGAGGTTCCcgtgcggcggcggaggtggcggaGCGTCGAAGTCGGCGCCGTCCATGCTGACCAGCCGCCCCGCCGGGATCCCCAGTGTCTCGTGGAGGAACGCCATGCCGCGCGCCACGCCGACGGCGACCCTCATCCGCGCCGGCCAGTCCAGGATCACCCTGTTCGGGCTCTGATCCCCTGTACATTATTTAGTTTGgttattgattaattatatgaTTAACTACTAGTTGCACGTGATTAGTTGCTTGATCACATTCGTTATTAATTACCATGCAGGACGTAGAGGAGGCTGCCGCGGGGCATGTACTCGGAGACGATGAGCTTCTCCTCCTTGCGGTAGTGGTATCCGATGGGCGGGAGCACGTTGGGGTGGCGGAGCTCGCCGAGCATCAGCAGGTGCTGCTCGAATTCGTCCCGGCCTACACGGTTCATGTCGCGCATGCGCTTCACGGCAACGGTGACGCCGTTGCGCATGGCGGCCTTGTACGCCGACCCGAGGGTGCCGTTGCCGAGCACCTCAGCGGACGCCTTCATCAGCTCCGGCAGCCCGAACGCGACACTGTCCTCGCTCATGAGGACGAACTCGCCCAtccgccggccgccgcgggAGCCACCGTGGCTGGACGACCCGCCAGCCACGTCCACAGCCACCATCTCGGCGGCTTGCGGCCCCGTAGACGCCACTACGGCCTTGCCGGAGCCGGCGCTGGCGCCAGGGTAGTCCCACGCCGGCGACCTGCTGTTCCTCTCATCCTGCCGCAGCATGAGCACCATGGCGCCGGTGACCAGCAAGATCACGAGCAAGATTATGCCAATCACCACGACCACGCTGGTCTCCTTCTCGACGGCAAGGTAGTCCGCAGGCGTGGGCGGCGGCATCGGTTCAGGCGCCGGCTCGGCGGCGCATGCATCGGGGTCGCTCCCCTGCGCACCGCACAGGCCGGGGTTCCCGGCGAACGCAGACGCGTTGTACCGCGCGGCGACGCCGGTTGGTATCACGCCGGTGAGGCTGTTGTGAGACACGTTGAACAGCCGGAGCGACGCCGGAAGAAACGGCGGGACGGGGCCCTCGATCCGGTTGTTCTCGAGGTGGAGCTCGAGGAGGCGCGGCGCGTCGGCAATGGCGTCGGCCGGCAGCGGGCCGGTGAGGTTATTGTTGTCGAGGTAGAGCTTCTTGAGCCACCGCatgttggtgagcacgtcgccAGGGACCGACCCGGAGAACGAGTTATAGGAAAGGTACAGCGCGCGGAGGCTGCGCACGGTGGCCAGGCTCGCCGGCAGCGGGCCGGAGAAGTTGTTGCGCTTGAGGTTGACGGAGTGAAGCCCCGGGAGGTGCGCGAGCGCGGCGAAATCGAACGTCCCCGACAGGTTCATGTGCGCGAGCCGGAGGCCGACGAGGACGCCATTGTAGCACTGCACGCCGGGCCAAGGGTCAGTCTCATCGCACGGCACCGACGGCGACGACGCCGACCACGCCTCTAGCGCGCCGGTCGGGTCCGAGAACGACTCCTTGAGGCGCAGGAGCGCCGCCGCGTCCGTGCCGCCATCGTCGGCAGCAACGACGAGGgcagtgaggaggaggaggaggagaggggagagccggaaggcgaggaggagggtgaCCATGACCGGTTTGGTGGTGGTCAGAGCCTTTCCTCTAGCTTTCTTCCAGCTCTGATGGATGATCCCTTTCCTGGATTGCTTCTCCCTGGTTTTTCTTCTGCTCCAGTGGTTGGGCAGGCAGCTTTGGGAGCTAAAAATAGCTTGAGACAACTGAGACAACAAAAGATCAATGGAGATGATGCAATGCAACAGCAATGTCTGCCAGCTTCTTCAGAGCAGTTTTGCAACGGGATCgaatggaatggaatggatGGATAAACAGCACAGGATGGCCTAGccctctctctgttttttttttccgctGAAAAAAAAGTGAGGCAGGTAAGATGGTACCTGGTTCTACAAATCATGCCTAACAATAGCCAAGGTGCAAAATAAGCAAGGACTAAATTAGTAAAACCGAAGAGCTTCATGTTCATAACATGTTAGAAATCAGAGCTACGTGAAAGATGTTACATAACCTGAGTCTAGTATTTTGCATCAAAATATAACAAGAGTACAGATTTACCATTTCACCTGGAGGAAATGAGGCTAAGATAACATGCGAAAGACGTCTGGATTTGTTTTGGAAttttacatataattttttgtaGACAACGGCCAATAATATTTTACGGTAAACGAAACTATTCTTGGAATAACCACAAGCAACTCAATCTGTATACCCCAGCAGTATCATTTAGCTTTCAGAAAGGAATCATGTAATGAAATTATTCTTTTGCTGTATCtctgaagggaaaaaaaagcaCTGCAAGCACTATGACCAATCTAAACACAAGGAAAAAATTAAATTACCACAAAACTATCAACAATCCTTCTAACTGTCACAAAATTTACTACAGCCAAGCTACATTTGTCATATGTATACACATTACCAAGCATCCATCAGCACTCAACCTGGTTCTGTCCTGAACATTCTACTGTACATTCATTTCAAAAAACATTTGAAGACCACGGCAATGAGCTCCAAGGGAAGCTCCAAGGCAAAACAATTGTTCTTTTCCTTTGCTTGTACTCACTCTCAGCCGGTGCTTAGTGAAGGAGTGGAAGCAACGACATGGGCGGTGACATGCTTCCTGGCGACAATTGTTTTCTGCTTTCCTTTTTTCTGTTTTTCCTAATTTTATCCCTAACGCATCCAAACAAGGTAATGATACAAAATCTTGTATCCCTATCCTAAACCCACCAATTTATAACCCATCTCATTTGGCTATCCCAAATCATCTTGCATCCAAACACCACCTAAGGGTAAAACGGTCTTCTCATGAGGGCTGAGTtgataaaaaaagaatattgaattaaaattacATAATGACAAGACAATCAAATAGACAATTGATGAGGTTGGAAGGGCAAAAGAAAAGTATTGAATAGAAAATTAATAGAGTATGagtattaaattaaaataatataatatgattttttttgaacGAATACAATATGACGACAAAGTACTATGTGCTCCTATGTTATTAAGCCATTCATTAGAGTTAACAATTAAATTTTAGTAGGAAGATCCTATTGAAGATTGAAGTtaaattatttatgttttcaaaaTCATTGAGTCTGGGACCAAGCCACCTAAATTGCAGTAGATTAATTCTTATAAACTAACAAAATGGATTAAAAATTATCAAAAGAGTACTCTAAGGAGATAATATATAAGATGAAGAGTATGAGTCTGAAAATATATCTCAGCAATTTTATACtagacttaaaaaaaatacttgccTTTTTCATCGAACTTTGCTTTAAGGatgtgaaaacaaaaaaaaatccgcATCAAAGCGCGGGTTAATACTAATATGTATATAAGATTCACCTCTAAGTAGTACAACGAACCTGTAAGAACATGAAactaaattgtaaatatatttaattaaaaatgcAATTCAAAGCTATGTAGCCGACGGGAACGCCAAATACCACTAGGACTAGATTTTGTGTGGACGAAATAGCGGTAATAGCGTAAGCTAACCGTGGGCAGCAAGGTTAGGAGATCGATGTTACTGGGCGACAAGGTTGGATGGTCATCCAATAGCAAACAGGGGACCTCGTGGCACCTGTGGAATAAAATTTCTGCTtgtattctctttttttttttggtttaggAATATATTCCTAGCTCTATGAGTGAGTGATGAAAATAATTAGTAGCACGAAGAACAATTTTCATGAACAACAACACGAAAGCGCAATAATAATGTTGGACTCCATCAATTAAGCGGATCATCTTTGCATGACAACGTGGATGGCAGTGCAAGGAAAGGCTAGGCAAGAAATGAAGGCGACGGAAATGGATTTGGTTGATTGACTCGTACGCCAGAGAACAAATCAGTCAAGGTCAGCGTATAGGACCAGAGACACTGGAGCCAGCATGTGTTATCTCTCTTTCCTTGGTTAATTCTTAGAACTCTAGTTTAATTCAACATAGTCCAAAATCTAAATGGAGTGAAATAGACTAGATTTTTATGACATAAGCTAACAGTAAAAATGTTACATACTCGGATGTATCTTGATGGAATGCTTTGGATGTCTCTCTTGATTTTTATAGCCCTCACCACCCTAACCTTTCTTTTTTTGCCCTCCCTAACACTTTACGTGCTCTTTGTCTTCGCGATTTCACTTGCACCCTTATACTCGCGCCTGTATATATACTGGCACCACGTTGGAATAGTCTTTGCCACTGGTAGGGAGTCAAATTTCCCCGAGCGTTCCAAACCGCCACGAAAATGACCAAAACCGCCAAGTAAATGATTTGTGTCGGTTAACACCCCTCATGAATCCAACGCCGCAGAAATTCGTTTTTCTGGGCGGTTGGCGGGCCAGAAGATTTACAAGAAAGTTGATAGCACACATCAAACCATTACCTAGTGTTCAGAAATAGTTTAACTTCACATGCTTCCTAATGATTAGACGTCTAACAAACGCTAGACGTTCAGTCGATGATGTGAACACAcgctgaagaagaagaatatgcGGCGACGAAGGGGTTAGGGTTCGGGGTGAGTTCACTGGATGCTGAGTTTAGAAGGATGTTTGGGGAGGTGACCGGACCGGCGGTGGGTTGCGGTGCGGTGCTAAGGCGCCGCCAAACACACGTACGATAGCGGTGGCAGCCCGGCATGGGCATGCGGCAAACAGTGGAGCTGCACCGCATTGGGGCTGCGGATGTAGCTGTTGTAGTTGGGCCTGCGTGCGTACCCGCACAGGCACCCCTGCTGCGCTCGCAGCTACGCGTAGCACGCCGGCGGCATCGGGCCGCCAAACAGCGCCGAGCCCGTGCACGGCGTCAGCTGCGCATGGTTGCAGTACGCCACCTCCGTCGTCGGCCCGAAGGCTAAGGCGGCAACTAGGAGGAGGGCCACGGTGCCCTCCGCCGACGGCTTTATCTCGATCACTCGATCTCACTatataagaaaccatcaaagaaaacatatcattagtgacaattTTTTAGTATGTGTCACTAATACATTATTAATGACGGGCTCAGtgacaacccgtcactaatgtgtgacTCGGGCTGAGACTCGATCAAGACCCGCCACTAATGaggggtcattagtgatgacGAGAGAGCAACCCGCCACTAATGaggggtcattagtgatgatgagagagcaacctgtcactaaagatattagtgacggattacctCAAAGACCGTTACTAATGATGTAGTCATTAAtgatagatagagagagcacACATCACTAAAATGTAGTCTccttattagtgacgagttatgaggagacatgtcactaatgtgctAAAAACACCGGTCACTAATGAATGACTCACTACTTACTCTCGCGCGCCCTCAACCACTTCACTCTACTCACTCTCGTCCTAGCCATGGATGCTTCGACGCCATCACCATCTCCGACCACTCTGCGGTCTCTGTCACCACCGTCGACTCTGCTTACCCCTCTCACGTCGCCTTCGTCTGACGATGATGTAGAGGTGGTGCTGACATTGTCGGACGATGGGGCATTGTTCGCTAGCTCCGATGGATCGGAGGCCTCCGAGCTTGACTAGGAGCACTTCCTCGACGAGCCGACACTTGGAGGAgagggatgaggaggaggcggtggtgagaCGAAGGAGGACGTGGATGagtagcaggaggaggagctagaggaggatgacgacgatGGGTGTGATGCGTGGGAAGACTTTGACAACGACGATGATGATATGGGCCCCGACAATGACTTTTAGACGTCGATGACGTAGGCGCTatcgacgacgacgatgatagGACTTTAGTTAGGGTGTACGAAGTTCTTTTGGGACGTTCTTTTGCGATGCCACGGCGAGAAGTATTTTGTGCGTGCGCAGTGAGAAGTTGTAAGCAGATAGGgttattttgttgtatagttagGGTTAAGTACACTAGTTTAATTTGATAAGTACTCTAATTTGTTAAATGCGATATGTTGAATGGGATCTAAGTTCAATTATGTTGAATGCGACctgttgaagtactctctgtTTGCATGCCACTATTTTGAAAGTCGATCTTTAATGAAAATTCCAATTGTATGGAGAAGATTAGTAGTGACGGATCACCTTAAAACCCATCATTAATAATGTAGTCCTTAGTGACGAGTAGTATTGTTACTAATGTATTGTTATTGGACTGATCGAGATGACCTCCCAACCAGCATAATTATTGACGGGTTTcttatcacctatcactaatatgaAAATCATTAATAACTGGTGTTATTattacctatcactaatgaatAATATTTAGCATTATTTTTTACACCGAGCAGTACGGTTAGATAGTGTCATTCCACATGCTGCTTGGCAAAAggatgatgttttttttttacaattctaTTAAAGATCAATCAAATCTTAATAATTTAAAGTTGAGATTGTCCCTAGCCTTTTAAAAGTTTGTCTGCCCGCTCTCCTCCTCTGCTCATGTATGGATGTGGGAGGTGGACGTGTGCGCGGTGCGACGAGTACGACGACGCTGTGCGAGAGGGGTGGGTGCTATTAGTAGTGGCCGTGGCGCCGTGGTTAGTGGAGCCGTGTGTGGAGGCGCCCTGCGCGCGACACAATGCCAACGCGGTGCGTGAGCTGAGCCATCATGCACGGCGGGTACGTGTCGACGATGACGCCACAGCGACCGAGCTCGCCGCGCTGGAAGTGCGCGCGCACGGGCCGGGGATATCGATCGGCGGCTGCGTGCATGAGCgtgcaacggcggcggcggcatcaaTCGTTAGGTGGCGGATTGAGCGACGAATTGAATTGGGCTGGCCGTCTCATTTGAGTTTCACATGTGTTACTTCTCTACGCCTTCTCTACTTAATTCTGCTTCGAATACTAGGGTTTCTTTGGAGCGTTGGATCTTAATCCGATGGACCAAATTAGGTGACCGAAATCAAAGATATTTTCAGTCACCCGATCAGGAGGAGGTCCTTAAACTACATATATTCACTGCAActctaaacttttttttttttgtagtgaCTACTATGAGTGACAAAGTGGGCGCATGAATGCACGGCACAAGTACACGAGCCATTTTGGTActagaaaagaaaatcaaacGAAGCTGAGAGTACATTAACAAGGCGAGCCCTTGCGGGGCATCCTCAGCGAGTGGTTCTTCAAGTTGGTTCAGATTAAGTTTGGCATACCGCACCACGTTAACATTCCAGAGGGAGACGATTTTCTTTGCCCTTTTTAGGGCGCATGCATGCCCACGGATCTCAGTGCACATCCGATGCAATGGCGCAGAAACGCCAAGCGTCGGTGGCCGACGACAATAGTGGCTGTTCGTGAAGGCCCACTGTTGCACGGCATGAAGACTCACGCGTCGAAGATTTTTGGTCTGACAGGAACCGTAGGCCCAACGAGTTGACTTCCACGTGGGCTCATATACCCTCTCATATTATTCTTCTCTTATGAATTTTAGTGCGAAAAATTCATCAAACAGTTGCCTGGCTAGCTAATCGACGAGCCAATGTAGCCAAAACAAAAAGAGAAACAGTTACCTATTTAGCACATCTCTAAATTCATGTTAAATCTAgaatttatatgataaaataaataatttaaacttttatatttagtttaaaataaaaatcagataGTTTAATTAAATACCTTCAATCCACCTACAGCTCTAAATCTAAGATTTTTAGAAGTTAAAATTGATCAGCTTCAAAGAATCTTAAATCTAGAACCATACCAAATAAAAACTATACTTCTCACGCATATCCTCACCCTCTTTCGTTGTGCTCTGGTCTTTGTTGTCGTTACTTTCATTTATCATCCCTCCTCTCTTGCCGATCGATCCATCGTTGATGGTTATTGACCCAACACATATGGATCGAGACCCTGGTGTCAAAGACCGTGGCTACGCTGAGATGCTTTACCACGTCGACACTCAGTCATAGCGATGAGAAGGAGAGCAACACGACTCCATTTGGACGATGGTGGCATGACAGCTCCAAGCAAGAGAGTGTCCGATTACAATagtgatatatatatttatttacaaTAGAGACACACACCCTCAGCAACAGAGGGGTGAGGTGCCTCTGGGGGCAACCGTCGGGGATCGAACTCGAATGGGCTGCCTGGGTGCTGGGACGTGTCGCAAATGGGCCGCGCCCAGCGTGCGCACACGCGGGTTCAAGCCCGGGCGGATTCGCTCCTCACCGGGAGAcgtaaccaactgagctacgCTCAGCTTGATATAGATGAGCCTAGCAATAATTTGTTagcaagcatatatatatatatatatatacttactCAAGAAGTTGCTCTAAGCAAATGTAGATCCCATGTAGTTTTAATTTTAAAGAAATGCTAGTACAACATCTAGACACACATATACACTCATACCATCACATACACGTACGTACACAACGCCTACTGAATATTGGAGATATGAAGCTTATAGATTGATAAAGTCACCACATAATCTTCGCTGTCGACGAGTACGTCGTctaccactgaaagaaaatttcgTCTTAGTGAGACACACAATGAGCAAACTTGGAGTTTGATCCCTAATGGGTagtgttagaatatatgggcttagCCCATTATATTTGAGTAATTTTAAATATATCTCAAAGTTCCACGGTGAATGGTTGTTTTCATTCAAACCCTCAGGAAGATCTCCCAAAGTGCCTCAGGTTCTCATCCTACGGTGACGATAAGATGAAAAAGGTAAAAATCAAATTCTGACATATCAAAAGTAGTATTAGTCGGATAACAATCACAAGTGATGCATTAATTTTAGACTTTGTCAGGTGCGAAGAGTCTGCAAGAATTTACGGAGTGTCCGAAAAAATGTCTAGAGTGTCCGCACATTTTCGATCTTGACAACTCTCTGCAGTTGGGCAGAAATGCAGGTTAGATCTTGATAAGGGAAAATGCATGCTCAAAAATATGGTGTGAAATGAACAACGAAACATGGAAGCATGTTTGATCCTTATCTTCGTGTTTCTTTTCCGAATGCATCTCTCCTCAAACaatcatcacaaataaatatatcatCACTCACATGAAAAGAATAAGTATTCGCACAAATGGTGCTTATGCAACTCGCCACACAAGCAAAGTTTCATACGTTGTCactaacatattcacttcttATACTGCCGCCTTACgagacaccccatgtaatcgtCACATGGGTAGACGACTGTATCTACCaccgtatggtggatgttcatatgttattgctaacatattcattttCTGTACCATTATTGTACGGAACACACCGGGTCCCTAACTCTCACCGGTTGATCCCACAATATTTGCCGCTATCGGGATGCGTTGATGCAATATAATTAACAAATGCATCACAATGAGAAAACCACacaatgcataaacaaataATTCAAGTACATCGCTCAAGCATACGTTACACTTACGGGCATagtcaagccaaaagacatgaTGGTGAACTTATAAAGCCCGTAATGGGTTGAGAAAGCTGCCttcggaatatcctccggtcgaaTCTTGATTTGGTGCtaacccagcctcaagtcaatttGGAGAACACCCGGGCACCGATCAATTGATCGAACAGTATGTCAATCCGAGGgagcggatacttgttcttgattgtaaCCACATTCAatggacggtaatcaacacacatcctcagagtatcatccttcttcttgacaaagagcgcCGGACATCCCCAAGATGAGGAGCTCAGACAAATGAGACCATTCGCAAGCAATTCCTAAATTTGTCTTCAATTCTGCTAACTCATTTGGCGGTATCCTataagacctctttgaaatcgggTCCGTACAGACAACAactcaatggagaactccacgGTTCAATCGGATGGCATTTTTGGAAAttcttctaggaagacatcaGAAAATTCACAGACGATTGCAATATCTAGGAGATCAGTGGCTGTGACCACTTTAAGAGCACACAAGTGGAGACCACcttctccaaggtgaagagaaacccGATCGCCCTTGTGACCTTTCAAAGAAATGACTCTCTTGGCACAATCAAGCCGAGCACCATATTTGGTTAGCCAATTCATCCTTAATATAACATCTACTCCTCTAGCGTCAAGGAGGATCATGTTTGTAGGAAATTGAACTCCCTCAATAAGAACTTTGGCCTTCAGAACAATTCGGTCGATCTTTAACTTAGTTCTGGGTCCATCAATGATATAGGTAGAAGGCAAGGTCTCGACAACCAACTTATGACTCAAAACATAACTATCCCTAATGAAACAGTGAGATGCTCCtgaatcgaaaagaacaactgcgaTGTGAGAATTCACAAATAGCCTATTGATGAGCACGTTGTTGTCCTCTTGAGCACTCTCAGCTGTAGTGTATCGTACTTGGGCACGCTTGGGGATGTGTGTAGCCCGAGAGGCTTGTGGAGTGGGTTGAGCAAATAGTGAaggccttggagcagtcaccacggCTCCCGACTTCGGGTAAGGGCAATCACGTGCAAAATGGTTGACATGCCCATAGTTGTAACACGGGCCACCTAGGCTGCATGTCACACTCCCCTGAGATTTAGTAGGTCTTGGAGGCTGTCCTTGCGGAGCTGAGAAAGATGGGCAGCGcagacatgtgagatggagaAGGTTGACTCTTCATCCATGtgcgttgagagctcccgcccacggaAGCGACATGATCCTCTtatgcttcttctcctcctggtggttcttcaacttgaactccATTGTGAGAGAGCTGCTCACTAGCTTGTTCAAGTCGACGAACTCATGAGCGGACAACTGGTCTTGCATATTCAAGTTGAGGCcgttcacaaagcggtattgcttccggtcatcggtgttgacctcatcctgagcatactgtgcaagtTGATTAAACACTTGCGCATATTCCTCACTGATCCATCTCCTTGCTTAAGGTCCATAAACTcccacctcttgatctccataagacccttaGAAATATGAAAGTCACGGAATGCCTGACGGAATTCCGCCCAGGACACCCGGTGATTGGCGAGGTGTATGGCTAAAATGTTGGACCATCACGTGCTCGTCGCACCCTGAAGCTGACgagcggcgaagagcgccttccaTGGGAGCTAAAGTGTATGGAACCGATGTGTCATGTAAGCATAGTAAAATATCAAATCCTTAAACATATTGCAaaccaaaagattaaaaaaaatagttcaaaatgACGTTTATTATTAAATGTGGTTCAAAATGTAACAAGAGCACTAATACATAGGCCCaaataaaatttattctaaaaCTAAAAATTTGACTTAGAACAATTCTAAATAAACTTATATTAAGGATAAGAGGTAGTGGAAATCAAAAGATACTTCAAAAACCAAGAGTATTAGTACAACTACCACACGTGTCGGATGAAGCCTGCCGTCAAAATCTGTTAGTAATATTCAATTAGGTGCTATTCCCTCCGTCCATCTatgtaagatatattttaaaataaaaaatatttaaaaatatatttttattttcaatttctcTTACGGTATATTAAAATGCTACAAAAc from the Phragmites australis chromosome 19, lpPhrAust1.1, whole genome shotgun sequence genome contains:
- the LOC133900065 gene encoding pollen receptor-like kinase 3; translated protein: MVTLLLAFRLSPLLLLLLTALVVAADDGGTDAAALLRLKESFSDPTGALEAWSASSPSVPCDETDPWPGVQCYNGVLVGLRLAHMNLSGTFDFAALAHLPGLHSVNLKRNNFSGPLPASLATVRSLRALYLSYNSFSGSVPGDVLTNMRWLKKLYLDNNNLTGPLPADAIADAPRLLELHLENNRIEGPVPPFLPASLRLFNVSHNSLTGVIPTGVAARYNASAFAGNPGLCGAQGSDPDACAAEPAPEPMPPPTPADYLAVEKETSVVVVIGIILLVILLVTGAMVLMLRQDERNSRSPAWDYPGASAGSGKAVVASTGPQAAEMVAVDVAGGSSSHGGSRGGRRMGEFVLMSEDSVAFGLPELMKASAEVLGNGTLGSAYKAAMRNGVTVAVKRMRDMNRVGRDEFEQHLLMLGELRHPNVLPPIGYHYRKEEKLIVSEYMPRGSLLYVLHGDQSPNRVILDWPARMRVAVGVARGMAFLHETLGIPAGRLVSMDGADFDAPPPPPPHGNLKSGNILLDVDLEPRLVDYGFFPLVNSAQAPQAMFAFRSPEGATRGVVSARSDVYCLGVVLLELVTGRFPSQYLLSARGGTDVVHWSAAAVAEGGERELVDPAVAAGGGDAAVRLLRVGVHCASAEPECRPSMAEAAWMVEEIAAAGAS